The Gemmatimonadota bacterium region CGTTTGTGGTTCACGCGCGACCCCTCCCGCCAACGCAGGGCTGTACCCACCGGTAGCCGTATCGACCCTACTCGCCCGCGATCTTGACGATTCGATTCGTCAGGGACGCTTCGTCATTGCGAATCGCAGGCTTGTGGCCTGCGTCGAACGCGCCCGACCCGGTGCCAGAACGATCCGGCCTCCAGCACCCGCCTCCCCCACGATTGGAGATGGAACTCCGGGAAGCGGTTTCCTGTGCTTCGCCCCAGGCTCCATGGCTTCCACTCTCTGATGGAAAGATCACTTCAGCAGCAGGGTCTTCCGGGAGTGGTTCGCTTCGCTGGTTTGAAGTCTGAGGAAGTACAGGCCGGACGACGCTTGGGTGCCTCGATCTGTCCGACCGTCCCAGACAACCCGATGTGGGCCAGCTTGGTGAAGTCCATCGACCAGCGTCCGAACCAGGCGCCCCCCGACGTCGTAGACGTACACCATCGCAGGACCCTTCCGGGAGAGCGTGAAGTCGAACGTCGAGTTGTGCCGGAACGGATTCGGGAATGTGTTCCCGGCCGAGAACCGATACTGTACAGGCATCGGCTCCAGAATACCGGTTGCGATAGTCGGCGTCATGACTACGGCTGTCGGATCCCCTATGTAGTTATACACGAGGCATCCGTCGCGGACGTGCGGCTCAGCGCCGTGCGTGTCCCACACCTCGCGGATGCCGTCCCAGCAGGCGAACACCGGAGACTGGTAGACGTTCGCCGTGTACCGCGGCGTGACGGCGACCGCGATCAGGTGGTTCACGGCGTCCCAGGATCCGCAACTTGGTCCGAATCCGGCGATCGGTCCGCGCGAGTAGCCGAACATCCACGCGTACATGTCGGGAAGCATGTTCAGCTGCGGCGGCGTCCCCAGATCCACATCCTCTGCCCACGCGAAGTTCCACGTGGCGCAGGTGGCTCCGAGGACAAACGGCTTCATCTTCGACCATAGATACCCCGTCGTCCAGACGCTGTCCCCCCAGAACGGTTCGGTAACGAATGCCGCCGTCGCGTACGCCTTGGAGTAGACCGAGAAGTAGTTGATCATCCCAGGCCCCCTGGAATTCCACTCGCTCGCGACGCCGTAGTTCGTCTCGGCGGTGAAAACCAGGTCGCTCTCGTACAGCGGAATCGGATTCAGGCCGTTGAGCAGCGCACTCGTTGCAGCGTAGGTCGCGAGTGCCTGTTCGCCGTCGCCCGCCTCCGTGTGGTCCATGTCGCCGATGCAGTACAGGACATTATTGAAGCCCGGGTAGCCTTCGTAATTGGCACTCTGCACCTTGTACGCGTACTCGAGGGCCCGGTTGGGATCTGCGAGCGGCACCCGGCCGATGTAGAGTCCATCGTCCGGGCGTCCTTCCGCGTCCCCGTCGAGGTCGATGTACCACCCGTCGCCCTCGCGGTACGGACTCCAGTACCCGATGTCCTTCGTCGGTCGCCCATTGGTGTCGAATCGCGGGCACGGGATCTGAATCAAGGCATTATTGCCCTGATACCCCGCAGCGATGCGATTGGTCCGCTGGGTCTGCCACTCCGGTGTCACCCAGTGCTGTGGCCACAGCGGGCCGTCGAACCAAGGTCCATCGTTGTCTCGACCGACGAGACAGAACACCGTGACGCCGTTTCCGGCATCGATCGCGATCTGGTTCCTGATCGCATTCGCGAGTGCCGTCCAGTCGTTGACGTCGGATGGGTACCCGTCGATGTTCCGTTCATACGCTGTCCAGCCCCTGGCCTGCGCCGTCGATGCGAGCACCTGGTACGCGGATGTGTGCGAACCGGGGTAGTAGTACGCGACCTTAGTGTTCGGTCCGTTGAGGAGCATCTGCCGCTGCGGACGGTCTGCGAACGCTTGCGCAACGCTGGCCATCCACTCCACATTGCTCCCCTCCGTCGCCGGGATCGTCTCCAGCGGCGGGACTGTGTCCTCGACCTGGACGCTCATGTGGTACCGGACGTTATCATTCGTCTCGGTCTCGAACAGCTGGAAGTACTTGAACCCGGTGCTGGAGACGTCGAAGACGATCTCGCCCGGTTGTGGATCGGTGATGCGACCGACTTCCGTCCACGGGCCGACTGAAGTGTCACTGCCCATGAGGAAGAGATCCCGGGTCTCGAACAGGACGGTGACCTTGAAGCGTACCGTCTTGTCCGCTTGGACGTACCGCATGCCGGAGACATCGGCGGCGCTTCCGTCGCCGTTCTTGATGCGAACACGATAGTCGCCCGGCGCCATCCAGAGCAGTGAAGTCCGTGCACTCTCGATGTCAATCGCAGAAGCGACGATGTACCCTTTGCCTGTGTCCGAAGCGGCGATCTCCGCGTGGAGACGGTTGGATCCGACCCAGTAAGCGTCCTCGACATAAAAGGGTCCTTCGGTGAAGACGGCACTCTCGGCGGACTGACTGGTGTTCACGTCACACGTGAAGTCCAGATCCAGTCCCTCGACATTGTCGATCTGCTGGCCGGAGTAGCCGGAGTACCCCGCGACCATCGGTGCCGGCACGATCTGATCGGTCGTGCCGATCGCTGACGTCTCGGTCCAGCCGCTGGGCATCTCGTCGAATGCACCGTCGGCATTCTCGCCTTCCCGGAGCGCGCCGAAGAACGCATTGATGCCTTGCGAGCCAGTCGTACACAGGCCGATGGGCATACAGACGTAGTCCGCGTTCACCCAGTTGTCGAACTGGTCGCCGTAGCACGCAACATTCATCCAGATCGCGCCGCCCATCCAGACATACTCTGCAAGGTGAGAGTACCGGTAGCCAACATGATCGGACACACCCGCCACGGCTCCACGGTACAGACGATACGTGTCCGTGAAGTACACCGAGTCCGCCTTCGCCGCACCGGTCGTGTCGGGCGGGTAGACATTCGCGTACGCCGCACCGGTTGCGTTTCCGTGCGTGAAACCGAAACCACAACCGATCGCATCGCCGAGAAAGGTCTCGACCGTCTCGTATGTCACGGTCGGATCGTAGGTCAGCGCGACATTGTAGTGCCGCGTGACCGGGTGGTTCATCTGAGCGATGTCCTGGCGAGCCGCGTAGGTACTGTTGAAGTCCCACGCGTACGGTTCGATGGCGAGCCCGTAGCTACTCGTGGGCGTGGTATTCGCGTGAGCGGAAGCGCAGAGAATGGACAGCACGATGCAGACGCCCACGATGGTGATTGGGCGCCTCATGGCTACCGCACCTTCTGCTCTTCTCGGATCAGCTCCACGTTCGGGTACCGGTCGGTGAAGATGCCCGTGTTCATGAACACGGACCCGTCCAGCTCCTCGCGGTCGACGGAGGAGCGATCGCGGAGCAGCTCCATGGCCTCCAGCGTCCGCGCCTTCGCGACGACGTTGCCGGTGACGATGTTGTTGTTCGAGCCGAACGCGACCACCCCTCCGCACTCCATGACGGTGTCGAATTCCGCAATCGTCTCCTCATGGATACGGCGGAAGTCCGTCTCGGTCGGGGGCGTGTAGACGATTGGTTCGGTCATCCCGTCAGTCGGGAAGCCGATGAACATCTCACAGGAATGACCGGTCCGCTGGCGAATCGACTCGTCCATAAGCCGCTGTACCCAGCAGCCGTTCTCGACCCGTCTGAGCGAACCCGGCACAATCTGTCCGGACTGCTCGATCGTCTGGTAGAACGCTTCACGCTTGTTCGCGCGCAGCGCCGGCTGCACGTAGGCGTAAAACGCGTCGTTGTGGACCAGGCGGCTCCACGACACCTGATCGGTTGTGACCGAAGTTGTCTGCGGCTCCGTGCCGCGGATCTCTAGATACACCTTCCCGTTCAGGTAGAGTGTCGGGGTACCGATGCCCGTCCAGACATAGGGCGACTCGATGACCTCCCCGTGCCCGATGGCCAGACCGGGACTGGGGGACGACCCGTGGCTGGCGAACGCAAGACTGCCGAGCAGAATCACGATCGCAGCGAGAGAGAACGAGCGCGGCATGTCGCACTCCTTTCGGAAGGCGGCGCGTACCGAACCTGGTGAATCGATGCGTGCGGTACGCGCCGAGGGGAAGCCAAGACCGTCCGCCAGCGACAGGAGAAGTCCGTATCGGTCGGGAGAGTGAAGGAGACTGGACAGGCGCAGACGCATGGTGGATCCTCCCGGTTCGTCGGCCGGAAGGGGACGGCTCATTCGGACCGTCTTCCTCCGGCCGCGACACCATTGTAAACCATGACCGGTCGGTCGGCATAGTCGGTCTTCCCCTTCGTGAGAGGCTCTTCGCGCCTCCAACAGGCG contains the following coding sequences:
- a CDS encoding FlgD immunoglobulin-like domain containing protein, with the translated sequence MRRPITIVGVCIVLSILCASAHANTTPTSSYGLAIEPYAWDFNSTYAARQDIAQMNHPVTRHYNVALTYDPTVTYETVETFLGDAIGCGFGFTHGNATGAAYANVYPPDTTGAAKADSVYFTDTYRLYRGAVAGVSDHVGYRYSHLAEYVWMGGAIWMNVACYGDQFDNWVNADYVCMPIGLCTTGSQGINAFFGALREGENADGAFDEMPSGWTETSAIGTTDQIVPAPMVAGYSGYSGQQIDNVEGLDLDFTCDVNTSQSAESAVFTEGPFYVEDAYWVGSNRLHAEIAASDTGKGYIVASAIDIESARTSLLWMAPGDYRVRIKNGDGSAADVSGMRYVQADKTVRFKVTVLFETRDLFLMGSDTSVGPWTEVGRITDPQPGEIVFDVSSTGFKYFQLFETETNDNVRYHMSVQVEDTVPPLETIPATEGSNVEWMASVAQAFADRPQRQMLLNGPNTKVAYYYPGSHTSAYQVLASTAQARGWTAYERNIDGYPSDVNDWTALANAIRNQIAIDAGNGVTVFCLVGRDNDGPWFDGPLWPQHWVTPEWQTQRTNRIAAGYQGNNALIQIPCPRFDTNGRPTKDIGYWSPYREGDGWYIDLDGDAEGRPDDGLYIGRVPLADPNRALEYAYKVQSANYEGYPGFNNVLYCIGDMDHTEAGDGEQALATYAATSALLNGLNPIPLYESDLVFTAETNYGVASEWNSRGPGMINYFSVYSKAYATAAFVTEPFWGDSVWTTGYLWSKMKPFVLGATCATWNFAWAEDVDLGTPPQLNMLPDMYAWMFGYSRGPIAGFGPSCGSWDAVNHLIAVAVTPRYTANVYQSPVFACWDGIREVWDTHGAEPHVRDGCLVYNYIGDPTAVVMTPTIATGILEPMPVQYRFSAGNTFPNPFRHNSTFDFTLSRKGPAMVYVYDVGGRLVRTLVDGLHQAGPHRVVWDGRTDRGTQASSGLYFLRLQTSEANHSRKTLLLK